The Campylobacter lari DNA segment TCATGCTGTTGCAATTTCTGTTGTACAAATGATTTTTGCTTCTATTTTTGGCTCCTATTTAAACTATAAAAAGAAAAATTTAATCTTAAAAGATGGACTTATCATAGGCTTTGGAGGCTTTTTAGGTGCGATGTTTAGCGGGCTTTTACTCTCATATTTTTCAGATATAACCTTAACAAGTATTTTTCTATGCGTGAGTATTGTATTCTTTTTAAAATTTGCTTTTAATCAAAAAAGCACCATTGGAAACATTAACCACTCTAATATCTTAAAAAATTCTATTTTGCTAATTTGTGGCGTATTTACAGGAATTTTTGCTATATCTTTAGGAATTGGTGGTGGGCTTTTAATTACCCCTATTTTAGCTTATTTTTTAGGCTATGATACTAAAAAAGTAGTGCCACTTAGTTTATTTTTTGTAATATTTGCTTCAATTTCAGGAATTAGTTCTTTTGTGTATAATGATATCATTGATAAAGAAGTGTTACAAAATGGAAGCTTAGTAGGATTTAGCTCTATGCTAGGAGTTTATCTTGGTATAAAAATCATGGAAAAAATCAATCTTAAATCCCACCGCATAGCACTTTTAGGTATTTACACCCTTTCTATAACTATGACCATTATAAGCTTGATTAAAAAGCTAAATTTATTTTAATCTATCGGCAAATTTTTGTCTATTGGAAGTATAAACAAAGCTTAAAACCTCTGCCACTGCTTTAAAAAGCTCTGGTGGAATAAGATCATTTACCTCGCAAGCTTTATAAAGTTCTCTAGCTAAAGGAGGATTTTCATAAATCATAACATTGTATTCATATGCCATATCTTTAATACGCAAAGCTAAAAAATCCACCCCCTTAGCTAAAACTTTTGGTGCAGCTTCTTTGGAACTATCATAACGCAAAGCAACCGCATAGTGGGTAG contains these protein-coding regions:
- a CDS encoding sulfite exporter TauE/SafE family protein — translated: MDLTLLPYMIIGIFSGMASGVFGIGGGMIIVPFMLTLGLSSHHAVAISVVQMIFASIFGSYLNYKKKNLILKDGLIIGFGGFLGAMFSGLLLSYFSDITLTSIFLCVSIVFFLKFAFNQKSTIGNINHSNILKNSILLICGVFTGIFAISLGIGGGLLITPILAYFLGYDTKKVVPLSLFFVIFASISGISSFVYNDIIDKEVLQNGSLVGFSSMLGVYLGIKIMEKINLKSHRIALLGIYTLSITMTIISLIKKLNLF